A region of the Panicum hallii strain FIL2 unplaced genomic scaffold, PHallii_v3.1 scaffold_30, whole genome shotgun sequence genome:
agtatagatagccgatctctcagtcgataaatcgactgatagaagtgtgtggatatggatgggggaAACtagggatcgatcggccatatttgaccgatacggaaaacgactagaatcggcttggatcggccgatagtaagaaccttaagatcgtgtgtgtttctccgatacatcgactctgtgcagtcgatatagaacagaacaaaagaattgtatcggcagtagccgatactagaaaggtaacgaccgtatcagctaaccagcagATGGTAGAAAACATATCAAGAGGAATGTTtcggctgatagctgttacacagaaacattctagactcaaagaaaatggatgctaagtggttgggttgataacttaacactgaagcataactgtcgagacgtttaagctaagcaatagatacactcggactaacaaggatctatttacgacaaggaacttaaggaaacagcaatcaagacaaggataacttCTTGAGGGCAGAGATACGAGCACTCGGGTGACAGGATTAtctaactgtcacacatctccatGTAAAACATATATCTTATAATTACTCTTCAACTATAACACATGCACacaacacaaggtacaagtaaatcactcattctctaatatttaacctagaccacgaATCACgactttcaattcaaaagcACAATATAAAATTTGTAAACGTTCactaatttgaaataaagaaagctttggaaattttttacaaagaacaccctagaattttctaaaacatagcaatcaagttcttggtccgggaaaacaggtAACCGGAAGTTAACGACAATATTCCGGCAAacgagtcgccggcattaagaagattcagttggtcagggcaaaccttggttgtggagaagaatgggcggaaagtaaTTCCCATGgtgataggatcggcgaagagaaaagctcgacgatgacgagactccaaggatgacgaagaagtttgccgggaagggttgccgtgtgtgcttgcatcgaggctccttcgagctcgtcacgcctaactgctgccttcgctccacaactcctccttccgactcgcctcgccaaactcgtagccgcatcactaacTATGGCCTCCGCCACCCCACGCTGAGCACTTGACGTGGTCAAACCCTGGGAGGAAACCTtggacgccatgctgtttgcggaTAAGCTGCTGTCAAAACCGCGccgctgtttccgcctcgaccacctcgtgctgctgctcttcttcctcctcatctgctgaACCCGCGTCGCCTCAGCCGTGTCGCGCTGCATCTGCACACCGTTGCTCTGCATAccgttgcaacatccgcccgacggcgtcttgcacccttgatgcctcgcccaacagcagggctctcgcgttctccagcaccacgcgtatcggcatttcgtcgaacacctgagctgcgtcctcgatacggccatcgtgttcctgcatctcgcgaaACAGctctccaccacaactcctcctgcgcgtgccgttgctcggcacgtcgcactccagcatcgcctactcgcgctcatgggcccgatctgttccggccgcccaacacttgcacacaccgccagctttcgcgcgtcatcgcgcgcacgctcgcgtcaCCCGTTCGGCATCGTTCAGGTTCGCTCCGGCACCGCCCGCAAACCGCTCTAGCGCCACTTGGCTCacgtgccactcacgcgtcagcgtcacgcctcccgcgcgagcagcGTCCACACCCGCGCCTGCGCGCTCCTGTTCGCGCGCACCTCCGGCCGTGCGCATGCTGCTCCTGCTCTGGCCGAGCCAttcacgcgcgcgccgccaaccgcgtctccagcgccctccgcgttCGCGAGCCATCCTGCCTGCGTtagctcgcccggccgcctgtGCATACTCTAGGCCGCACGCCAGCGCAGTCTGCATCCTCACGCTCCGCTCACCGGCCTGCTTGCGCATCATTTGCCCGCACCACTGCCGCTCTGCGCGTCACCCGAGCCATGTCGCACCGCGCGCGCTCTCACGGCCAGTGCCCGCCAGCGCCCTGCACCCGAGCCGCTCCACTGCGTCAGCCACAGCCCGCACCAGCCGCTGCCCCAGCCTGCTGGCCCGCTGCCTCAGCGCCGgcctgcctccgcccgccgtcGCCTGCGTCTGGGCCCAGCTCTGCGCTCCGCGCGCCGCTGCTCCGGCTCCCGCTCGCGCTGGCGCTGCTCCGCATCGCCTGCAGACGCTCGCCGCCACAGCCCGCGACGCCCGCACACCTGGCCGCTGCCGTGGCCCACCACCGCGCCGAGCCGGCCGCCCCAGCCGCGcctgctcgcccagcgcgccgcccgccgccagcccgcgccggcCCCGAGCCGTGCCTCCAGCTTGCCCGCACCAGGAGCCGCACCGCGCGCCCCGCGCTGTGCCTCCAGCCTGCGCACGCCTGCTTGCTCGGGCCAGGCAGaggtgagagagagggaggggaaaaagcaaggggagagagaggaaaaagagcATTTGGATGCAGCCGCCGGTGGAAGAGGAAAGAAATGCCAGAAGAGGATAAGGGAAAGAGAGATAGCAGAGAAGAAAGACAACTGGGAttctccaaggacctatgcgtaatttccgaaaactgcaagggcctggttgtaaaacaaaatttcccgtcaacccaaagcccaaatgaagaaatgcccaaaatgaaagttggagagtttttcaagctctacaacattgctttagggctcaagttcagaaactcaaaactcgcatctttgcacatgaaattttgagcaaaagttggatttgaattacttttgtcctaaagagcgtaattttataaaattcaggacctaaatgcaagtatttatgacacgtcataatgacgggatagactcgtcacaatgagtggatagacatgtcatgatgacttgcacttttacacttcagtcctaagtaaatttgaaagttacttttgtaaatcaaacatttgcataaaaggacttgtacttttataaaattacataaacacccttattttcaccactttacccaaaatttttacacacttcaacacacacatttccaatgaaatttttggataaatactatatatttttacaagggataaaataaggaaaacatatttacaaaactacctttcatttattttgaaattacccttacccaaatacattttgcaaaaacaaccctaggtttttctgtaattacaaa
Encoded here:
- the LOC112878586 gene encoding atherin-like gives rise to the protein MSHRARSHGQCPPAPCTRAAPLRQPQPAPAAAPACWPAASAPACLRPPSPASGPSSALRAPLLRLPLALALLRIACRRSPPQPATPAHLAAAVAHHRAEPAAPAAPARPARRPPPARAGPEPCLQLARTRSRTARPALCLQPAHACLLGPGR